The following are from one region of the Dreissena polymorpha isolate Duluth1 chromosome 2, UMN_Dpol_1.0, whole genome shotgun sequence genome:
- the LOC127870424 gene encoding short-chain collagen C4-like, with protein MFVASTVCFLVFMYVASVACRADREPECSRFHYEEQLLEKMVRMEFNVERIQQRLDSVSESCAKLDDSTRLTEEVKDQVGSVYTRWGQDTCPTGSSFIYDGFVAGSHFTHTGSGVNYLCLSKEPIWANGSPTASNVGIIHGSEYETDSANIWTHLHNNEVPCAVCKSRGPTMMIPGKNICYEGWKLEYHGYMMTSYHGHAGSKEFICVDSEATVAEGSNSGDQNGALLYFVKAVCGALKCPPYDGNELITCAVCSQTK; from the exons ATGTTTGTAGCAAGCACAGTTTGTTTCTTGGTGTTTATGTACGTAGCCTCGGTTGCGTGCAGGGCTGATCGGGAACCAGAGTGCTCTCGGTTCCATTACGAGGAACAACTCCTTGAAAAGATGGTCCGAATGGAATTTAACGTGGAGCGCATACAGCAACGACTTGACAGTGTTTCGGAGTCATGCGCAAAATTGGACG ACAGTACCCGACTAACGGAGGAAGTGAAAGATCAAGTTGGATCCGTGTATACACGCTGGGGCCAAGATACGTGTCCAACAGGGTCTTCGTTCATCTATGACGGATTTGTGGCAGGTTCCCATTTTACTCACACAGGAAGTGGCGTGAACTATCTATGTCTATCCAAGGAACCAATCTGGGCTAACGGAAGTCCAACGGCATCTAACGTTGGTATAATACATGGTTCAGAATACGAGACCGATTCGGCAAATATCTGGACGCATCTCCATAACAACGAGGTTCCTTGTGCAGTGTGTAAATCAAGAGGACCGACCATGATGATCCCAGGGAAAAATATTTGCTACGAAGGATGGAAACTTGAGTACCACGGATACATGATGACATCGTATCATGGTCACGCCGGCAGCAAAGAATTTATTTGCGTAGATTCAGAGGCGACGGTTGCAGAAGGGAGCAATTCTGGCGACCAGAACGGAGCCTTGCTGTATTTTGTGAAGGCTGTGTGCGGTGCACTGAAGTGTCCACCGTACGACGGAAATGAACTCATCACGTGTGCGGTCTGTTCTCAAACTAAATAA